The candidate division WOR-3 bacterium DNA window AGATTGGTTTCTGGATAATTGATACTGCGATGGTTGGAATAAAAGAAGAAGATATTTTATCCCCAAAATTACCATTAAAAACAGAACTTTTTCCACCAAAACCAAATCCCTTTATCAAGAGAACTTTGATTTCCTATTCTTTATCCAAGGAAAGTGATGTTTCAATTATCATTTACAATTTATCTGGGCAGGTTGTTGAGCAAGTTTATGTAAGAAAACAGAAGCCAGGCATTTATTCATTTCCTTTTTCTCTCAACAAGCTTTTGAAAGGAGTTTATTTCTTAAAGTTTGAGGCAGGAGAATACAAAGCAACAAGAAAACTTATCTTAATGTAATTATCAGGATATAGGCACCCCTTTAATTCTCTTTTGAGATTTTTTAAAGAAGGGGTGCCTATTAATTTTTATGTTGACATTTCTCAAAATTTTATTATATTTAAATATAAAAGGGCCCGTAGCTCAGCAGGT harbors:
- a CDS encoding T9SS type A sorting domain-containing protein, with translation IGFWIIDTAMVGIKEEDILSPKLPLKTELFPPKPNPFIKRTLISYSLSKESDVSIIIYNLSGQVVEQVYVRKQKPGIYSFPFSLNKLLKGVYFLKFEAGEYKATRKLILM